In Candidatus Methanomethylophilus alvi Mx1201, a genomic segment contains:
- a CDS encoding DUF4238 domain-containing protein, with product MGKGIPLPVNSHYVPRFILKNFGSSVNMYRRSDGTYRKDCPIESAYSKVGYYNEYTEKYLNERAEAEFSSILDKIVHADGDISLSVEQELKLKRFVMILTWTVDLAQ from the coding sequence ATGGGCAAAGGGATTCCTTTGCCTGTGAACAGTCATTATGTGCCGAGATTCATCCTGAAGAATTTCGGTAGTTCCGTCAACATGTATCGTCGCAGTGATGGCACCTATCGTAAAGACTGTCCGATAGAATCGGCCTATTCGAAAGTCGGTTATTATAATGAGTATACAGAGAAGTATCTGAATGAACGTGCGGAAGCCGAATTCAGCAGCATTCTTGATAAAATAGTACATGCTGATGGAGACATCAGTCTTTCTGTAGAGCAGGAATTGAAACTGAAAAGGTTCGTTATGATCTTGACTTGGACAGTTGATCTTGCACAATAG
- a CDS encoding antitoxin VbhA family protein, with the protein MDEMAIINSNVGSVEAEGFHIPEETKLLALRCLKGEMSFDDAISQIISEYRS; encoded by the coding sequence ATGGATGAGATGGCCATAATCAACAGCAACGTCGGTTCTGTCGAAGCGGAGGGTTTCCACATTCCGGAGGAAACGAAGCTCCTCGCCCTCAGATGTCTCAAAGGCGAGATGTCCTTCGATGATGCTATAAGTCAGATCATCTCCGAATACAGATCATGA
- a CDS encoding AAA domain-containing protein: MDGTETTYRALYRLREELKKEGRYSNGRVPSVCSDDTLRDIAATRPQTLDEFMSIPGVGKTFMDNYAQRFLKVIQQTETESSMKAVPMDADLRETLERLENKLVSINKRNRLLYFAKCQNKKGLDIFLDGRADPREIIWSDRKEMVVADLYHPAADLTSERNTHSKFNTLIRENENERRDKGQNNLYLAYPFIKGRLTGEDFNVRAPLVFIPVSAKRDASRISISQDTDRDILYNTTLIMAHCKFNGLAYDTSLGEVGDIQKETFIRDVLEFFKGQGIVIRDSGEELHRFQNYLANEFPAYESGQLYLDNAAVLGNFSQFSSTIQFDYQQMLDKNEINDLVEELLDTYREEEKVDYSYDGETEIDAPDKDLQISEKEIIYINDLNSSQENVISAIKKSDKLVVKGPPGTGKSQMIASLIADFACSGKTVLMVSEKKTALDVVYSRLGNLSQYAMILDDVGSKELFYSQLQRMVDYNSVVSPSTEQLENISRKIDETVRELQNIASTLYTPDSFGIEPYRLYHLNRSGSDRGQREMENLAKLQKSGKVLGMKYNELEDAHSTFGNSQLVGNLALNGECADKCPALKDYRPSLSSAEFDQMVCELDALLKDVTEFNHKGFFGKLLGKGKMKKKVAETVRRNFTGNIESISDRIMAGNTDGLICDRSLYEDYDKTNTVYSKLTSSEREYFESMKMIGSADTETNDELFDSVLDWHLDSFESKHRNVLSSIGSFDGYIAKLKELIGQKKEISRRQMQAVLSIELSKLGQSKRGQEIKRKIETKRKMSVNKFVKTYSRELFDSVKIWMMTPEVVSEIIPLQKGRFDLAVFDEASQMFVENGIPAILRAKKVVIVGDENQLRPNSVGKGRMTDNSDDDEDDDTVAGNAALEEESLLDLARFRYPCVILNFHYRSKYEELIAFSNYAYYKGRLYVAPNTEVPEEPPIEVIKTYDSVWTNRTSPMEAQRVAELLRTFFLQRRENESVGIITFNTNQRDLIDDRIDELCRADPQFNACVQKELVRKDRGEDTGLFVKNIENVQGDERDVIIFSTTYAKNENGRMMRFFGSLNNEGGENRLNVAVSRAKKKIYIVTSFDPSDLDVSDVKNKGPKYFKKYLQYAHAVSARDMETERSILHSFGDELNPGSAIHFDSDFENQVYDMLLERGLDVDTQVGVGGYRIDLAVRSEGRYILGIECDGKLYHSSKSARERDFHRQNYLESRGWRIYRIWSPNWWKNPVAEIDKIQALVKSFSAEDAERRKREAENPAPLPELPPEVPVTEFKPKSQRYKGDKGVSVTKRISQIKQPRGGFIKPKSMERIQFDDGLELGMESVKAPTVGMVVDYLSRLEQGASPREAFGISLLGAAKINETKRAEGYLSKIRGTDDESIKNACRLVWYDQVYRAGTTLGDPDNAVADESTCESIRIMIIRAHAFFEKYGPVTVEGPTFGPDGYTETVRTGDGDFCTADTIWDFKVISSEPTSRYTLQLAMYYIMAHRSGNPEYKGLSKIGIFNPRLNVAYLLDMSTVPAEIIHIIEDEIICYD; the protein is encoded by the coding sequence ATGGACGGCACGGAAACCACCTACCGGGCATTATACAGGCTCCGTGAGGAATTGAAGAAAGAGGGCCGTTACAGTAACGGAAGGGTGCCTTCGGTATGCAGTGACGATACTCTCCGCGATATCGCGGCAACACGTCCCCAGACCTTGGATGAGTTCATGAGCATTCCCGGAGTGGGAAAGACCTTCATGGATAACTATGCACAGCGTTTTCTCAAAGTCATCCAGCAGACCGAGACCGAATCATCCATGAAAGCCGTTCCCATGGATGCGGATCTCAGGGAGACCCTTGAAAGGCTGGAGAACAAACTTGTCAGCATCAACAAGAGGAACCGTCTGCTGTATTTCGCCAAATGCCAGAACAAAAAGGGCCTGGATATTTTCCTGGACGGTAGGGCTGATCCCCGTGAGATCATCTGGAGCGACAGGAAGGAGATGGTTGTTGCCGATCTTTACCATCCTGCGGCCGATCTTACCAGCGAACGCAATACCCATTCCAAGTTCAACACATTGATCCGTGAGAACGAGAACGAACGTCGTGACAAGGGTCAGAACAATCTGTACCTTGCATATCCTTTCATCAAGGGAAGGCTTACCGGAGAGGATTTCAATGTACGCGCACCCCTTGTGTTTATCCCCGTGTCGGCGAAACGCGATGCTTCAAGGATTTCAATATCCCAGGATACAGACCGTGACATTCTGTACAACACAACTCTGATTATGGCTCATTGCAAATTCAACGGACTTGCTTATGACACTTCTCTCGGAGAGGTCGGGGATATCCAGAAAGAGACCTTCATCCGCGATGTGCTGGAGTTCTTCAAGGGACAGGGCATAGTAATCCGGGATTCGGGGGAAGAACTTCACAGGTTCCAAAACTATCTGGCCAACGAGTTCCCCGCTTATGAATCCGGTCAACTCTATCTTGATAACGCAGCGGTACTCGGAAACTTCTCGCAGTTCTCCAGCACCATCCAGTTCGATTATCAACAGATGCTGGATAAAAACGAGATCAATGACCTGGTGGAGGAACTGCTCGACACATACCGTGAGGAGGAAAAAGTCGATTATTCCTATGACGGGGAAACCGAGATCGATGCTCCCGACAAGGATCTCCAGATTTCAGAGAAGGAGATCATTTACATCAATGATCTAAACAGCTCCCAGGAGAATGTTATTTCCGCCATCAAAAAATCAGATAAACTGGTTGTCAAGGGACCTCCGGGAACAGGAAAATCCCAGATGATCGCAAGTCTGATCGCGGATTTCGCCTGTAGCGGAAAAACCGTACTCATGGTATCCGAGAAGAAGACCGCACTTGATGTCGTCTATTCCCGTCTCGGAAATCTGTCCCAGTATGCTATGATCCTCGATGATGTGGGAAGCAAGGAACTGTTCTATTCCCAGCTTCAGCGCATGGTTGACTACAACAGCGTGGTCTCACCTTCCACGGAACAGCTGGAAAACATCTCCCGTAAGATCGATGAGACCGTGAGGGAGCTGCAGAACATCGCATCCACTCTTTACACTCCCGATTCGTTCGGTATCGAACCCTACAGGCTCTACCATCTGAACCGTTCCGGTTCCGACAGGGGCCAGAGGGAGATGGAGAACCTGGCAAAACTCCAGAAGTCGGGAAAGGTCCTCGGAATGAAGTACAACGAACTGGAGGATGCCCATTCGACCTTCGGAAACAGCCAGCTTGTCGGAAACCTCGCACTCAACGGGGAATGTGCTGACAAGTGTCCCGCACTGAAGGACTACCGCCCCTCCCTCAGCAGTGCGGAATTCGACCAGATGGTATGCGAGCTCGATGCACTGCTAAAGGATGTCACCGAGTTCAACCACAAGGGATTCTTCGGTAAACTCCTCGGCAAGGGAAAGATGAAGAAAAAAGTCGCGGAGACGGTAAGGAGGAATTTCACCGGCAATATCGAAAGTATCTCGGACAGGATAATGGCTGGAAACACCGATGGGCTCATCTGCGACAGAAGTCTGTACGAGGACTACGATAAGACCAACACAGTATACTCGAAACTCACGTCTTCGGAGAGGGAATACTTCGAAAGCATGAAGATGATCGGCAGTGCCGACACCGAGACCAACGATGAACTCTTCGATTCGGTCCTTGACTGGCATCTTGACAGTTTCGAATCCAAACACAGGAATGTCCTAAGCAGCATCGGTTCCTTTGACGGATACATCGCAAAACTGAAGGAACTCATCGGTCAGAAGAAGGAGATATCCCGCAGACAGATGCAGGCCGTTCTATCCATCGAGCTCAGCAAGCTCGGACAAAGCAAACGCGGCCAGGAAATCAAACGCAAGATCGAGACCAAGAGGAAGATGTCGGTCAACAAGTTCGTCAAGACCTACAGCAGGGAGCTCTTCGATTCGGTGAAAATCTGGATGATGACTCCCGAGGTCGTGTCCGAAATCATCCCCCTGCAGAAGGGCAGGTTCGACCTAGCTGTGTTCGATGAGGCATCCCAGATGTTCGTCGAGAACGGTATTCCTGCGATTCTCCGTGCGAAGAAGGTCGTTATCGTGGGTGATGAGAACCAGCTGAGGCCCAACTCCGTCGGAAAGGGAAGGATGACCGACAATTCAGACGATGACGAGGATGACGATACCGTTGCCGGCAACGCGGCTCTGGAAGAGGAGAGTCTCCTTGACCTTGCAAGGTTCAGATATCCCTGTGTGATCCTCAACTTCCATTACCGTTCGAAATACGAGGAACTCATCGCATTCTCCAACTACGCCTACTACAAGGGCAGACTGTATGTGGCACCCAATACGGAGGTCCCGGAGGAACCCCCAATCGAAGTCATCAAGACCTATGATTCCGTGTGGACCAACCGTACCAGTCCCATGGAAGCTCAGCGCGTGGCCGAACTTCTCCGTACATTCTTCCTGCAGAGACGCGAGAACGAATCCGTCGGAATCATCACTTTCAACACCAACCAGCGTGATCTCATCGATGACAGGATCGATGAACTCTGCCGTGCCGATCCCCAGTTCAATGCCTGTGTGCAGAAAGAGCTCGTCCGCAAGGACCGGGGAGAGGATACCGGACTGTTTGTGAAGAACATCGAGAATGTGCAGGGAGACGAACGTGATGTCATTATCTTCTCCACCACCTATGCCAAGAACGAGAACGGACGCATGATGCGCTTCTTCGGCAGCCTCAACAACGAAGGCGGAGAGAACAGGCTCAATGTTGCCGTCTCCAGAGCCAAGAAGAAGATCTACATAGTCACCTCCTTCGATCCATCCGACCTCGATGTCAGTGACGTTAAGAACAAGGGTCCGAAGTATTTCAAGAAGTATCTGCAGTATGCCCATGCGGTAAGCGCCAGGGACATGGAGACCGAACGCAGTATCCTGCATTCCTTCGGAGACGAGCTCAATCCCGGAAGTGCAATTCATTTCGACAGCGACTTCGAGAACCAGGTTTATGATATGCTTCTCGAAAGAGGCCTCGATGTGGATACGCAGGTCGGAGTCGGCGGATACAGGATAGATCTTGCCGTCCGCTCGGAAGGCAGGTACATCCTCGGAATCGAATGCGATGGAAAGCTATATCACAGTTCCAAATCCGCCAGGGAAAGGGATTTCCACAGACAGAACTACCTCGAATCACGCGGATGGAGGATCTACCGTATCTGGAGTCCCAACTGGTGGAAGAATCCTGTGGCGGAGATCGATAAAATCCAGGCATTGGTGAAATCATTCTCTGCGGAGGATGCCGAACGCAGGAAACGGGAGGCAGAGAATCCCGCACCTCTTCCGGAACTACCTCCCGAAGTGCCTGTTACCGAGTTCAAACCCAAATCGCAGAGGTACAAAGGCGACAAAGGTGTCAGCGTAACCAAGAGGATAAGTCAGATCAAACAGCCCAGAGGCGGTTTCATAAAACCGAAGTCGATGGAAAGGATACAGTTCGACGACGGTCTCGAACTCGGAATGGAGTCCGTAAAGGCACCGACCGTCGGAATGGTCGTCGACTACCTGAGCCGTCTCGAACAGGGAGCTTCTCCAAGAGAGGCGTTCGGCATAAGCCTGCTCGGTGCTGCCAAGATCAACGAGACCAAACGTGCGGAAGGATATCTTTCGAAGATACGCGGAACCGATGACGAATCCATCAAGAATGCATGCAGACTTGTATGGTATGATCAGGTATATCGTGCAGGAACCACACTGGGCGATCCGGATAATGCAGTTGCCGATGAATCCACCTGCGAGAGCATCCGCATCATGATCATCCGTGCCCATGCGTTTTTCGAGAAATACGGGCCGGTTACGGTCGAAGGTCCCACGTTCGGTCCAGACGGATACACTGAAACAGTCAGAACGGGAGACGGTGATTTCTGTACCGCTGATACCATCTGGGACTTCAAAGTAATCTCTTCCGAACCCACCTCCAGATACACTCTGCAGCTTGCGATGTATTACATCATGGCACACAGGTCCGGAAATCCCGAATACAAAGGTCTGTCTAAGATAGGAATATTCAATCCCCGTCTCAATGTGGCCTATCTTCTCGACATGTCGACGGTTCCCGCGGAAATCATCCATATTATCGAAGACGAGATCATCTGCTATGATTGA
- a CDS encoding DUF4145 domain-containing protein, translating to MDDEPQVLCRKKHIDLQFDETSGDFAFDTDLDPNFIKGYFTADDFLGKNEELSALPKGMSSPEYTVIPEEWESYRYQLPKDFSFKGKLRAFNPKNCKVEDATPMDSLRYSFVDVLGPELGRGYIFIRKKATVLGLKGESEFGMLVSRPLSKSEISEILSHVISTFDSASYEELNSILSLKEISSEESYESKWIVNHLEKTGDLIASLNSLNKDKKKWMQKETALLEEVFCRRNLNTEETVKIISGLGMKLPCTKLGPHLATGDNQKDLEILDRLLTISNSKGILVAGMNLKNALVSAVLSTDYGDFVSTELIALNALSKSFGRLRAIFAIKSATEYDLSKVEESELDSISAEYNSANKSLSVVSPLLAGADNLSELQRYMDLIQNLAEIYSKDVPLERLNGYQFGVGVRRKMESLLRSKLHGTDKLDDLIERAAKNKVITDIEKETFHKIRKFGNGCAHTEDFPALDAKQKKAWVDAVNNLEKRLKKGCKA from the coding sequence TTGGATGACGAGCCCCAGGTGCTGTGCAGGAAGAAACACATCGACCTGCAGTTCGACGAAACCTCTGGAGATTTCGCATTCGATACCGATCTGGATCCCAACTTCATAAAGGGATACTTTACTGCCGATGACTTCCTCGGTAAAAATGAGGAACTCTCCGCATTGCCTAAAGGAATGAGCTCTCCCGAGTACACTGTCATTCCTGAGGAGTGGGAATCTTACAGATACCAGCTGCCGAAGGACTTCTCCTTCAAAGGCAAACTCAGAGCATTTAATCCCAAGAACTGCAAGGTCGAGGATGCCACACCGATGGATTCGCTAAGGTACAGCTTCGTGGACGTCCTCGGACCGGAACTGGGCAGAGGATACATCTTCATCAGGAAGAAAGCAACGGTGCTGGGTCTGAAAGGCGAGAGCGAGTTCGGAATGCTTGTTTCCAGACCTCTGTCGAAATCGGAGATTTCTGAAATCCTGAGCCATGTGATATCTACTTTCGATTCCGCATCCTATGAAGAACTGAATTCCATCCTTTCCCTGAAGGAAATCTCCTCCGAGGAATCCTATGAATCCAAGTGGATCGTCAATCACCTTGAGAAAACAGGAGATCTCATTGCATCATTAAACAGTCTGAACAAAGACAAGAAGAAATGGATGCAGAAAGAGACCGCACTTTTGGAAGAGGTGTTCTGCAGAAGAAACCTGAACACAGAGGAAACCGTCAAGATTATCTCGGGACTAGGTATGAAACTACCCTGTACGAAACTTGGTCCCCACCTTGCAACCGGAGATAACCAGAAGGATCTTGAGATTCTCGACAGACTCCTCACGATCTCCAACAGCAAAGGAATTCTCGTGGCAGGAATGAACCTAAAGAACGCTTTGGTCTCAGCGGTTCTTTCCACTGACTACGGAGATTTCGTTTCCACGGAGCTGATTGCACTTAATGCTTTGTCGAAATCCTTTGGCAGACTGAGGGCTATTTTCGCCATAAAATCGGCTACTGAATACGACCTCTCGAAAGTCGAGGAATCGGAATTGGATTCTATCTCTGCGGAATACAACTCTGCCAACAAATCCCTATCAGTTGTGTCTCCCTTGCTTGCAGGAGCGGACAACCTCTCCGAACTCCAGAGATACATGGACCTTATCCAGAATCTAGCCGAGATCTACAGCAAAGATGTTCCTCTCGAAAGGCTCAATGGATACCAGTTCGGAGTCGGAGTAAGGAGAAAGATGGAATCTCTGCTACGCAGCAAACTGCATGGAACGGATAAACTCGATGATCTCATTGAGCGTGCAGCCAAAAACAAAGTAATTACCGACATTGAAAAAGAGACATTCCACAAAATCAGAAAATTCGGCAACGGATGTGCTCATACGGAGGATTTCCCTGCCCTCGATGCAAAACAGAAGAAAGCTTGGGTTGATGCAGTAAACAACTTAGAAAAACGTCTTAAAAAAGGATGTAAAGCATGA
- a CDS encoding IS1634 family transposase, with protein MQSSTRSRALKPFMAKQTTFKAADAMAGWNISLSFGIMELVRKGFRRLHLYDFLNGFKEKGVPLGYVVELMCIHQLSGGAYMNKCETDSSSPLAREELCHGYVISRKTMERALDLLDTYFEDTISFLWGRLKGIYPDLDTDVYVDGSHIVRYGSKGENTAAGEGGGTIQLQDQFVVAQLAKSGLPISIELYPGNWNDPPQYQDFIPQLMFMLKEGSRIIMDAGGSDKALLDEIKESDMRYRTRVKMNKSDEQMIDECPDRMQYLDRGMIVIAHRFESSGKTNYLFFSADRYVMGQAAAERRAAKLAQQMTDARDIMKEPKIGKLVTVKRNPFYDVMIKSFEIQMKLNPWLDGDILLAAKEEAGDRCGWFKLQSSEWMEPSEALDIYRHRVGIEHLISSIKSVVNLKPLRVWSRSSVRGSLMLALIAQLQISVLRYDMEPDIIEKMVDGKRTRIEHKPSAKTIIENLIHWTVTLIPRDGWNIERIFSNETDLTREISEILKRYRGCFYRHSARLWRI; from the coding sequence ATGCAAAGTTCAACAAGAAGCAGAGCCTTGAAGCCGTTCATGGCTAAACAAACGACATTCAAGGCAGCGGATGCTATGGCCGGATGGAATATATCGTTATCCTTCGGCATCATGGAACTCGTACGAAAAGGGTTCCGCAGATTGCATCTTTATGACTTTCTCAACGGGTTCAAGGAAAAAGGCGTACCGCTGGGATATGTTGTGGAGCTGATGTGTATACATCAACTGAGCGGGGGAGCATACATGAACAAATGCGAAACGGATTCGTCTTCTCCTTTGGCAAGGGAGGAGCTCTGCCACGGATACGTGATCTCGAGAAAGACCATGGAACGGGCTTTGGATCTGTTGGACACGTATTTCGAGGATACGATCTCTTTCCTTTGGGGGCGGCTGAAGGGAATCTATCCCGACCTTGATACGGATGTATATGTGGACGGATCCCATATAGTCAGATACGGGTCGAAAGGGGAGAACACCGCCGCCGGTGAAGGCGGCGGAACCATACAGTTGCAGGATCAGTTCGTGGTCGCTCAGTTGGCAAAATCGGGACTGCCGATATCCATAGAACTGTATCCGGGCAATTGGAACGATCCGCCGCAGTATCAGGATTTCATTCCTCAGCTCATGTTCATGCTGAAGGAAGGATCCAGGATAATCATGGACGCGGGAGGGTCGGACAAAGCTCTGTTGGACGAGATCAAGGAAAGCGATATGAGATATCGCACCAGAGTGAAGATGAACAAGTCCGATGAGCAGATGATCGACGAATGTCCCGATAGGATGCAGTATCTGGACAGAGGTATGATCGTTATCGCCCACAGATTCGAATCATCGGGCAAGACGAACTATCTGTTCTTCTCCGCCGACAGATATGTGATGGGACAGGCTGCAGCCGAGAGAAGGGCGGCTAAACTCGCCCAGCAGATGACTGATGCCAGAGACATCATGAAGGAACCGAAGATAGGCAAACTGGTGACGGTGAAGAGGAATCCTTTCTACGATGTAATGATCAAATCCTTCGAGATACAGATGAAACTCAATCCGTGGTTGGATGGAGACATACTTCTGGCTGCCAAGGAGGAAGCAGGGGACAGGTGCGGTTGGTTCAAACTTCAGTCATCGGAATGGATGGAACCCTCGGAAGCGTTGGACATATACAGGCACAGGGTGGGCATCGAACACCTCATTTCATCGATAAAGAGCGTTGTCAATCTGAAACCGCTACGGGTGTGGAGCAGATCCTCCGTCAGAGGATCTCTGATGTTGGCATTGATCGCCCAGTTGCAGATCTCTGTGCTCAGATACGATATGGAACCGGATATCATCGAGAAGATGGTGGATGGGAAGAGGACACGTATCGAACATAAACCGTCGGCAAAGACGATTATCGAGAATCTGATTCATTGGACAGTAACGCTCATTCCACGTGATGGGTGGAATATAGAGCGCATATTTAGCAACGAAACTGACCTGACAAGAGAGATTTCTGAGATTTTGAAGCGTTATCGAGGGTGTTTTTACAGGCATTCAGCCCGTTTATGGCGCATATAA